A window of the Callospermophilus lateralis isolate mCalLat2 chromosome 7, mCalLat2.hap1, whole genome shotgun sequence genome harbors these coding sequences:
- the LOC143404841 gene encoding glutathione S-transferase Mu 1-like produces MPMTLGYWDIRGLAHPIRLLLEYTDSSYEEKRYTMGDGAAHSSDFCDGAFWSSKKRLWEWRAGSSSLCDFAPDYDRSQWLSEKLKLSLDFPNLPYLIDGVQKITQSNAILRYIARKHNLCGETEEEKTRVDILENQALDTRMQLAMVCYSPDFEKRKPEYLETLPEKMKLYSQFLGKHPWFAGDKITFVDFIAYDVLDLHRLFEPKCLDAFPNLKDFMSRFEGLKKISAYMKSSRFLPTPMYSKMAVWGNK; encoded by the exons ATGCCTATGACACTGGGATACTGGGACATCCGCGGG CTGGCTCACCCCATCCGCCTGCTTCTGGAATACACAGACTCAAGCTATGAGGAGAAGAGATACACCATGGGGGACG GGGCTGCCCATTCTTCAGACTTCTGTGATGGTGCATTTTGGTCTTCCAAGAAAAGACTCTGGGAGTGGAGAGCTGGCTCCTCTTCTCTTTGTGATTTCG CTCCGGACTATGACAGAAGCCAGTGGCTGAGTGAGAAATTAAAGCTGAGCCTGGACTTTCCCAAT CTGCCCTACCTAATCGATGGAGTTCAGAAGATCACCCAAAGCAACGCCATCCTGCGCTACATTGCCCGCAAGCACAACCTGT GTGGGGAGACAGAAGAGGAGAAGACTCGTGTGGACATTTTGGAGAACCAGGCTTTGGACACTCGCATGCAGCTTGCCATGGTCTGCTACAGCCCTGACTTT gagaaaAGGAAGCCTGAGTACTTGGAGACCCTGCCTGAGAAGATGAAGCTCTACTCACAGTTCCTGGGGAAGCACCCATGGTTTGCAGGGGACAAG ATCACCTTTGTGGATTTCATCGCTTATGATGTCCTTGACCTACACCGTCTGTTTGAACCCAAGTGCCTTGATGCATTCCCAAACCTGAAAGACTTCATGTCCCGCTTTGAG GGCCTGAAGAAGATCTCTGCCTACATGAAGTCCAGCCGCTTCCTCCCAACACCTATGTATTCCAAGATGGCTGTATGGGGCAACAAGTAG
- the Gstm1 gene encoding glutathione S-transferase Mu 1 → MPMTLGYWDIRGLAHAIRLLLEYTDSSYEEKRYTLGDAPDYDRSQWLSEKFKLSLDFPNLPYLIDGPHRITQSNAILRYLARKHNLCGETEEEKTRVDILENQAMDSRMQLGRLCYNPDFEKLKPEFLEGLPEKMKLYSQFLGKHPWFAGEKITFVDFLAYDVLDQHRLFEPKCLDAFPNLKDFMSRFEGLRKISDYMKSSRFLPRPIFAKMAHWNKK, encoded by the exons ATGCCTATGACACTAGGATACTGGGACATCCGCGGG CTGGCTCACGCCATCCGCCTGCTCCTGGAATACACAGACTCAAGCTATGAGGAGAAGAGATATACACTGGGAGATG CTCCCGACTATGACAGAAGCCAGTGGCTGAGTGAGAAATTCAAGCTGAGCCTGGACTTTCCCAAT CTGCCCTACTTGATTGACGGGCCTCACAGGATCACCCAGAGCAATGCCATCCTGCGCTACCTTGCCCGCAAGCACAACCTGT GTGGGGAAACAGAAGAGGAGAAGACTCGTGTGGACATTTTGGAGAACCAGGCTATGGACTCTCGCATGCAGCTTGGCAGGCTTTGCTACAACCCTGACTTT GAAAAACTGAAACCTGAGTTCTTAGAAGGCCTCCCTGAGAAGATGAAGCTTTACTCACAGTTCCTGGGGAAGCACCCATGGTTTGCAGGGGAGAAG ATCACCTTTGTGGATTTCCTCGCTTATGATGTCCTTGACCAGCACCGTCTGTTTGAACCCAAGTGCCTTGATGCATTCCCAAACCTGAAGGACTTCATGTCCCGCTTTGAG GGCCTGAGGAAGATCTCTGACTACATGAAGTCCAGCCGCTtcctccccaggcctatttttgcAAAGATGGCCCATTGGAATAAAAAATAG
- the LOC143404843 gene encoding glutathione S-transferase Y1, with protein sequence MPMILGYWDVRGLTNPIRLLLEYTDSNYEEKKYTMGDAPDYDRSQWLDEKFKLGLDFPNLPYLIDGSHRITQSNAILRYIARKHNLCGETEEEMIRVDILENQAMDTRVQLAVICYSPDFEKKKPEFLETLPEKMKLYSQFLGKRPWFAGDKITFVDFITYDVLDQHLLFEPKCLEAFPNLKDFMSRFEGLKKISTYMKSSQFLRSPLYLKVARWSNK encoded by the exons ATGCCTATGATACTGGGTTATTGGGACGTCCGTGGG CTTACTAACCCCATCCGCCTGCTCCTGGAATACACAGACTCAAACTATGAGGAGAAGAAATACACCATGGGGGACG CTCCCGACTACGACAGAAGCCAGTGGCTGGATGAGAAATTCAAGCTGGGCCTGGACTTTCCCAAT CTGCCCTACTTGATTGACGGGTCTCACAGGATCACCCAGAGCAACGCCATCCTGCGCTACATTGCTCGCAAGCACAACCTGT GTGGGGAGACAGAAGAGGAGATGATTCGTGTGGACATTTTGGAGAACCAGGCCATGGACACTCGTGTACAACTTGCCGTGATCTGCTACAGCCCTGACTTT GAGAAAAAGAAGCCTGAGTTCTTGGAGACCCTGCCTGAGAAGATGAAGCTCTACTCACAGTTTCTGGGGAAGCGGCCCTGGTTTGCAGGGGACAAG ATCACCTTTGTGGATTTCATCACTTATGATGTCCTGGACCAGCACCTTCTATTTGAACCCAAGTGCCTGGAGGCATTCCCAAACCTGAAGGACTTCATGTCCCGCTTTGAG GGACTGAAGAAGATATCTACCTACATGAAGTCCAGCCAATTCCTTCGCAGTCCTCTGTATTTAAAAGTGGCCCGGTGGAGCAATAAGTAG
- the LOC143403567 gene encoding glutathione S-transferase Mu 1 — protein MPMILGYWNIRGLAHPIRLLLEYTDSSYEEKKYTMGDAPDYDRSQWLNEKFKLGLDFPNLPYLIDGPHKITQSNAILRYLARKHNLCGETEEEKIRVDILENQVMDVRMHFIMLCYNPDFEKKKPEYLEAMPEMIKLFSQFLGKRPWFAGDKITYVDFITYDVLDQHRVFEPKCLEAFPNLKDFMSRFEGLKKISAYMKSSRFLPTPMYSKMATWGNK, from the exons ATGCCTATGATACTGGGTTACTGGAACATCCGCGGG CTGGCTCACCCCATCCGCCTGCTCCTGGAATACACAGACTCAAGCTATGAGGAGAAGAAATACACTATGGGGGACG CTCCCGACTATGACAGAAGCCAGTGGCTGAATGAGAAATTCAAGCTGGGCCTGGACTTTCCCAAT CTGCCTTACTTGATCGATGGGCCTCACAAGATCACCCAGAGCAACGCCATCCTGCGCTACCTTGCCCGCAAGCACAACCTGT GTGGGGAGACAGAAGAGGAGAAGATTCGTGTGGACATTTTGGAGAACCAGGTTATGGACGTCCGCATGCATTTCATCATGCTCTGCTACAACCCTGACTTT GAGAAAAAGAAGCCTGAGTACTTGGAGGCCATGCCTGAGATGATAAAGCTGTTCTCACAGTTCCTGGGGAAGCGGCCCTGGTTTGCAGGGGACAAG ATCACCTATGTGGATTTCATCACTTATGATGTCCTGGACCAGCACCGTGTATTTGAACCCAAGTGCCTGGAGGCATTCCCAAACCTGAAGGACTTCATGTCCCGCTTTGAG GGCCTGAAGAAGATCTCTGCCTACATGAAGTCCAGCCGCTTCCTCCCAACACCTATGTATTCCAAGATGGCCACATGGGGCAACAAGTGA